Below is a genomic region from Candidatus Binatia bacterium.
CGCCAGGGCGGTGCCGTGCGGGTCCGCAGCCTGGGGCCCGATCAGTCGACGACAAGCAACTTCTATTCTTCCTACCGCCAAGACGAGCCCGTGGCGACGTTCCGTGACTTCGTGGAGAAGGACCGTCCGTACCGAACCCTGAGTGGGCGCCAGCAGTTTTACGTGGACCACCCGTGGTTCCTCGAGGTGGGTGAGCAACTGCCGACTCACAAGGACCCGCCCGCCGCTGGCGGTGACTATCCGTTCACATTGACCAGCGGCCATACCCGTTGGAGCATCCACTCCATATGGCGCGACCATACGCTGATGCTGCGCCTGCAGCGCGGTGAACCGGTGATCTTCATCAACAACGAGGACGCTCGCCAGCGGGGAATCGGCGACCACGACTGGGTGCGCGTCTCGAATGACCTTGGGAGCTTCGTGGCGCGAGCGATGCCGACGGGCGCCATACACCCCAGGCAGGTGCACATCTACCACGCCTGGGAGCCGTTCCAGTTCCGCACAGGTATGAGTCACCAGTCCCTGGTGCCGAGTCCCATCAAGCCGACGCAACTGGTCGGCGACTACGGCCACCTGAAGTGGGCCTTCGCATACTACGAGCCAAACGCCGTCGACCGCGACACGCGCGTGAACATCACGAAGCTCTAGCGAGGCAGGGCCTCGGACTGTAGGCTCGGCTGGGCCGCTCCCCGCTGGGTCGCTCGGGGCGGTATCGGCTGGATCGGTTATTTGCTGCAGCGCTGCGACGAGGTCTATCACAAGCATCGCCACTGGAGTACGCCGCCGATCACGGAGAAGCCGAGTTTCTACTTCCGGCGGCAGATCTTCGCCAACTTCCTCGACGATGCCGTCGGGGTCACCTGTCGCCATCACATCGGGATCGACAACCTGATGTTCGAGGTGGACTACCCGCACAGCGACACCACCTTCCCGAACTCGCGCCAGATCGCGACCGAGCGCTTCAGCCAGGTACCGGCGGACGAGGCGTACAAGATCTTTCGCGGCAACGCGATCCGGTTGTTCAATCTCGATCTGAAGTGAGCAGGCGCAGCCGATGGAAGGACCGTTGAGTGGGTTCAAAGTTCTCGAAGTCGCGCAGTGGTGGTTCGCTCCCGCAGCGTGCGCCGTGCTGGCGGATTGGGGCGCCGATGTCATCAAAGTCGAGCACCCCGTCACGGGCGACCCACAGCGGGGTCTGGCGGCCATGGGCTGGAAGTCGAAGGAGGGCAACGTCGACTTTATGATGCAGCAGTCCAACCGCGGCAAGCGCAGCATCGGGCTCGACCTTGCCGCATCCGGCGGCCGTGCGCTGCTCTACCGCTTGGCGAAGGCAAGCGACGTATTCGTTACCAGCTTTCTCCCGGACGCCCGCGCCCGGCTGCAGATTGACGTCGAGCACCTGCGGGCGGTCAATCCGGCGATCATCTACGTGCGCGGCTCCGGGCAGGGGCCGCACGGGCCGGATTGCGAGAAGGGCGGTTACGACGCCACGGCGTTCTGGTCACGCGGCGGTGTCGGTGCCGCCCTCACGCCGGCGGCGGCGAACGAACCGGTGATGCAGCGTCCGGCGTTCGGCGACTCGATCGGCGCCCTCGCCATGGCCGGCGGCATCGCCGCGGCGCTACTGCGCCGCGAGCGCACCGGCGTCGCCTCGGTGATCGACGTCTCGCTGCTCAACACAGCCATGTGGGTACTGGCGCCCGACATCGTGGCTTGCAAGCTGGTCGATCCTGACCGGTGGATGCCGCCCTACAACCGCGCCACACACTTCAATCCGGTCACCAACGCCTACCGGACAAAGGACGGGCGCTGGATCATGCTGGTCATGCTACAGGCTTCGCGGCACTGGGACGATTTCTGCCAGCATATCGACCGGCCCGACCTGATCGACGACCCGCGCTTTGCGACCGATGCCGCACGGCTCGCCAACCGCGAGGCCTGCATTGCCGAGATCGACAAAGCCTTCGCCATGCGCAGGCTCGACGAGTGGCGGGTGAAGCTCGCGACTATGGAAGGCGCTTGGGCGCCGATGCAGACGCCGCCGGAGATCTACGACGATCCGCAGGCACTGGTAAACGGCTACCTCACCGAGGTGGATGGTGGCGACAAGGGAAAGTTTCAGGTTGTCTCGAGCCCGGTGCAGTTCGACCTGCAGGTACCGAGTCTGCGCCCGAGTCCCGAGATGGGTCAGCACACCGAAGAGGTGCTGCTCGAGCACGGGCTCTCGTGGGAGGAAATCGCCGCCCACAAGGCATCCGGCGCCATCCTGTAACGATGGGGCATTCTTCTCTGCGCCGCTGCGGCCCTGCGGCTTCGCGTTGAGTTCCGAATCTTCTCGTGGACCGTGGAGATGCTCCTCAAGTTCCGCCTCGGCCGCCCGGGTGCAGAGTGGCAGCGCTTCGGATTCGACCTGCAGCTCATGACTGACGCGGGTCGCGTTTCCCCTAACAGCTAACACCCTAACCCCGTAGCCCCCTGCTCCGAGAGGGGGTCGCGATCGCCTCGATAAACGTGGCGCGCTCAGTGGGCCTTGATTGGAAGACGACGCTTGCGGATGCGCCAGCGCTCGATGGTGATCAGTGAAGTAGGCAGGTCTTCCTCCGGCGTCAGGTCCAGCGCGTGGGCGAGGCGCTCTATGACTTCTCCGTCGCTGTAGTTTCCGCCGCGAAAGAGGATGAGACCTGGTCGCTCCGAGCGCGCCAAGGCTAGCAACCGCGGGTAGTCGAGATCCGCGGTGATGATGACGCGACGCTCATCGCGTGCCCGCTCAATGATGTCCGGGTCAGGTGCGCGGGCGAGTCCAATGCTTGATGCGTGAACCGCGTCGTGTCCGCGCTGCACCAGCCAGTCGGCAAGGCCGGGCGACAACGCCATGTCCACGAGGAATCTCATCTTGAGAGTTCGATGGTTTCGTCCTCAGCGAGCGCCGCCGCATACTGCAGCACGGCATCGATGTCTTGCGGTTCAAGGTACGGATAGGCTTGCAGGATGGATTCCCGCGTTTCGCCGGCAGCGAGAAGCCCGAGCAGGCGTGATACGGGGAAGCGCAAGCCGCGAATACACGGTTTCCCTGTGCACACGTTCGGATCAACGGTAATTCGTTCCAGCACCATGGTGAACCTCCGTGCGAGGGACAGTGTAGCGCCAACGTGTGCTCGGAAACAAACGAGACCTCCCCGCATCTTCCCTGCACCGCTGCGGCTCTGCGCCTCCGCGTTGAGTTCCGAATCTTCGCGTGGACCGTGGAGATGCACGTCATGTTCCGCCTCGGCCGCCAGGGGCAGAGTGGCAGCGCTCGGATTCGACGTGCCGCGCATCCTTAGCTGGTCGAGTGAGGGGTTGCCGGCACCAGCGGCGGGGGGCTGAGGCTCCGACCGAGCTACAGGGCATCTAGCACTTGCGGGAGGTCCGCAACCGGATCGCCACGCAGCGCGGACTCCGCCACGCGCCCGTCAATATCGTGGTGATGGTGCGGGAAGTTCGGGCCACGAGGGAAATGAAGGGCGTTGTCCCAGCGCCGCAAGGGTCCGTCCCCGAATTCCTGATACGAGTACCGCACGTGGCCCGCGACCCCGTGCAGCCTGATCTGTAACGTGTGTCCTGAAATCAGCTCGCAACGGAGCTTGAAGAGAAAGTTGGCTTCGTCGATCGGGTCGTTGTCGACGACGTGAAACGATGCAACCTTGGGAGAAGCGCGCAGCAGTGCCTCAAGCTGCGGCAGCATCTTGCAGGTCTGCTTCTACTGCTTGCCAGCGAGTGAGGAATCGTTCGGCCGCTTCCCACTCTTCGAGGTCGTCTTCCGCCTGTACGATCTGCGCCGCGTTGTCGAGGCGGGCCAATGCGGCGATCTCTCCGCGCCCGTCGCAGAGCGCGCCGACCTGACCGGCAAACTGCTCCACTGATGTCTGGTATAGGGAGCGGAAATGGGCTACTCGCTCGGCATAGCGTTGCATTTGGCGCTGCGCATAGTCCCGTGCCAGCATGCTCAGTGCCTCCGCCTCAGTCTTGCAGATCCCATGGACGAGAAAGGGCGCAAGAATCTTCTCAACAGCGTCCTGCCTACTCACGCCGTTACCGTAACACGGCGTCCGCACCCGGACAAGAACGAGAAGTGACTGCGATCGCGGAGCAACCGCACCGTCGATGAGATCCTTACCGCGGTGAACAATGCCCTGAGTGGATGCGGGTGAGGCGGGGCCGGGCGGAAGGCGCCGGCTATCGTTAGGTACCGGGGGTGAACTCGTAGACCGGCGTCTCCAGCACCCGCACCGGGTTGCGCGATTGCCAAATGGTGTGCTGGAGCCTCTCGACGGTGTCGGGACTGAACGATGTCTCGCCGCAGTGATCGCACACTGACGCGGGCACGTGTTCGACGACCACGAGCTGGTCAGCCACGCGCAGGCTGTACGCCACCTGCTGCGGCCGCCGTTGTCCAATGCCACAGACTTCGCAGGTCATTTGCTCCTCCTTGTCCGAAAGTCGATCCAACGGTCGCGATCGGGTTCGTAGACCGTGATGATCTTTACTTTCACGCTTGATGGGTGCGTGCACTGCACATGCAGCGGCCGATTCGCTTCAGTGGTCCCGAAGATCAAACAACTGGGACCGTACTTGTCGGTGGGGTAGTTTTCGATGATCTCGCCAGACGCCACGGCTTCCTCAACGGCACGGCGGGGAATTCTCTTGAGGATACTTTGATCAACCGCATGCAGGCTGTATTCATATTCCTGATTCGCAAACTTCCGCTGCAATTCTTCCAGCAGGCCTATCGATGCGCCAAGGTTACCACACCGATGGCGGTCTGAGCGAACGGCAACCTGGGTTGGGCACGGTGAAGCGCGACGGGCATCACAAGCGCGATGCAGTCGGTGAACTCCTGACCAATTACACGTCCACAGCACACCAACATGGCGGCCGGGAAGATCGTCGGCCCACGTCACACGCCTCTGACAGCGGCTCCTTCAGGCCGTGGAACCGCTGACAAGACGTTGGGGAGCCCGATTTAACGCCTATGCAGCCCTAACCCGAGGCTTGGAACGCCCGCATAACGCTTGAGCGGGGGTCACCCGCGCTTGGGAAGGCCAATGTAACGCGCGTGGAGCCCTCACTCGAGGCTTGGAACGCCGGCGTACGACTGAAGCGGGGATCACCCACGCCCGGGAAGCGCGGCTACAGCGTTTCGAAGCGCTAGCGAAGCGTTGCGCAGGGCGTCTAAAGGCTGTTGAACCCGTCACCCAGCAGTGCACAAGAACCGGGTCTGCCGGGACCTCTCCAAGCATCCGCAGATACTTGACAATCATCACGGATCAGCGTCACCTGCGCCCTTCGAGCGCCGATTTCAAGGGCGAAACGGCTCTTTCAAGGAAGAGGGACCAGGCCCCGCGTCGATCGCCATCATCTTCCGCAGTACGTCTGGCACATGACCCACCGCTGCCACCGCCAGCAGCTGAAGTTTGCTCAGGATCGCCAGGCCTGGACCCGCGGGCTGTATGCGGCCTGAAAGGTTAGCCGTCAGCTCTCGGTTGTCGCACCTGATCAAGCCGCCTGCTTCTTCCGGGTGCGTCGCCGCGGTAACGCCTCATCCAGGGCTAGCAGGGCGCGTAGCGCTTCGTTCACCGATCGGGAATCCGGAAAGTGCGCCGCCAGCTCAGCATCAAGGATCCGCAGCAACCCGGACACCTTTGCCGCCTTCGATGCGAGCCTGCCTCGGGTTGCCTTCGACCAGTCGTACCGCTGCAGATGCCCTTCGGGCAGCTGGGTGGGTTTAGTCCGCTTCTTCATACTTCCTCCTCTGCGTGGCAGACGCCTTGCGAGCGCTGATGATGCGGATTCTCCCACCCGGGAGGTTCTCGGTGTGGACAACGAACATCACTCGGAACGTCGCCGCGCGTGCCTCCAGCGCGTCGCGCGGCTATCGCCCTTCGAGCCGCACGATGGCCTTGCCCGTGAACATCCCTGTGCTCGCGGCCGCGTCCACCGTCATGCTCCACTGGGGCTCGACACAGTCGCCGACGAAGAAGAGGTTCTGCACCGAGGTGGAGCGGTAGGGGATCTTCTTGTGCCACGTGTGCTGGTAGTGCCAGAGCGGGTAGTGTGAGGCGTAGTGCTTCGTCACCACCGCCCGCCGGTAGCCGGGGAAGACCTCGTCGATGATGTCGTCGATGTCGCCCTTGAGCGTCGTGCGTACTTGCTCACGCTGCTGTTGGTCCAGCGGAAGTACCCGGCTGGCGAAGATCAACTGCTTCCCCTCCGGCGCATTCCACGGGAACGCATTCGAGATGGCCCAGATCATCAGCAGATTACCGCCGGTCTTCGGATCGACGACGGCCACCGGATGCGGCTCCGCCGTGATC
It encodes:
- a CDS encoding DUF5615 family PIN-like protein, whose protein sequence is MRFLVDMALSPGLADWLVQRGHDAVHASSIGLARAPDPDIIERARDERRVIITADLDYPRLLALARSERPGLILFRGGNYSDGEVIERLAHALDLTPEEDLPTSLITIERWRIRKRRLPIKAH
- a CDS encoding DUF6516 family protein — translated: MLPQLEALLRASPKVASFHVVDNDPIDEANFLFKLRCELISGHTLQIRLHGVAGHVRYSYQEFGDGPLRRWDNALHFPRGPNFPHHHHDIDGRVAESALRGDPVADLPQVLDAL
- a CDS encoding molybdopterin dinucleotide binding domain-containing protein; amino-acid sequence: RQGGAVRVRSLGPDQSTTSNFYSSYRQDEPVATFRDFVEKDRPYRTLSGRQQFYVDHPWFLEVGEQLPTHKDPPAAGGDYPFTLTSGHTRWSIHSIWRDHTLMLRLQRGEPVIFINNEDARQRGIGDHDWVRVSNDLGSFVARAMPTGAIHPRQVHIYHAWEPFQFRTGMSHQSLVPSPIKPTQLVGDYGHLKWAFAYYEPNAVDRDTRVNITKL
- a CDS encoding DUF433 domain-containing protein, with protein sequence MVLERITVDPNVCTGKPCIRGLRFPVSRLLGLLAAGETRESILQAYPYLEPQDIDAVLQYAAALAEDETIELSR
- a CDS encoding amidohydrolase family protein, giving the protein MGWIGYLLQRCDEVYHKHRHWSTPPITEKPSFYFRRQIFANFLDDAVGVTCRHHIGIDNLMFEVDYPHSDTTFPNSRQIATERFSQVPADEAYKIFRGNAIRLFNLDLK
- a CDS encoding CoA transferase, translating into MEGPLSGFKVLEVAQWWFAPAACAVLADWGADVIKVEHPVTGDPQRGLAAMGWKSKEGNVDFMMQQSNRGKRSIGLDLAASGGRALLYRLAKASDVFVTSFLPDARARLQIDVEHLRAVNPAIIYVRGSGQGPHGPDCEKGGYDATAFWSRGGVGAALTPAAANEPVMQRPAFGDSIGALAMAGGIAAALLRRERTGVASVIDVSLLNTAMWVLAPDIVACKLVDPDRWMPPYNRATHFNPVTNAYRTKDGRWIMLVMLQASRHWDDFCQHIDRPDLIDDPRFATDAARLANREACIAEIDKAFAMRRLDEWRVKLATMEGAWAPMQTPPEIYDDPQALVNGYLTEVDGGDKGKFQVVSSPVQFDLQVPSLRPSPEMGQHTEEVLLEHGLSWEEIAAHKASGAIL
- a CDS encoding DUF4258 domain-containing protein, translated to MTWADDLPGRHVGVLWTCNWSGVHRLHRACDARRASPCPTQVAVRSDRHRCGNLGASIGLLEELQRKFANQEYEYSLHAVDQSILKRIPRRAVEEAVASGEIIENYPTDKYGPSCLIFGTTEANRPLHVQCTHPSSVKVKIITVYEPDRDRWIDFRTRRSK
- a CDS encoding YgiT-type zinc finger protein codes for the protein MTCEVCGIGQRRPQQVAYSLRVADQLVVVEHVPASVCDHCGETSFSPDTVERLQHTIWQSRNPVRVLETPVYEFTPGT